In Paraburkholderia aromaticivorans, a single window of DNA contains:
- a CDS encoding LysR family transcriptional regulator, whose translation MSGLSIQGLIRRVDLFTLKLFLSVVEERQIGRAAIRENIAASAATKRIQDLEDVAGIRLFDRNPKGVVTSQAGEVLARHVRVMFASLDEIRRDIGELIDGVSGHVGIGATGSIIIQYLAREIAEFTRDFPMVQVELHEDVNAKVMRAVASGDIDVGVFVATANLANEAIDSVEYRTDDLVAVVPLGHPLSERASVTLVDLMQEDIIGIAPNTTLMTELHKAAALAGRELHPKYNVNSVEAARSLVQEGLGVTIQPECMLSLEDYERLSTVALAEPWAHRSIHIGTQRGKALSSATTALIKQLTERPQPLGSDESHLTTDARTQQDNLSRSV comes from the coding sequence ATGAGCGGACTCAGCATTCAGGGCTTGATCCGAAGGGTGGACCTTTTCACTCTTAAACTGTTTCTTTCGGTTGTAGAGGAACGGCAGATCGGACGCGCGGCTATTCGGGAGAATATCGCCGCCTCAGCAGCAACAAAGCGAATCCAGGATCTGGAGGATGTAGCGGGCATCCGGCTTTTCGACCGGAACCCGAAAGGCGTCGTGACGAGCCAGGCAGGCGAGGTACTCGCGCGGCACGTTCGGGTCATGTTCGCTAGTCTCGACGAGATACGGCGCGACATCGGCGAACTGATAGACGGTGTCTCCGGGCACGTGGGCATTGGTGCAACCGGCTCGATCATTATCCAGTATCTCGCGCGCGAAATTGCCGAATTCACGCGGGATTTCCCCATGGTGCAGGTCGAATTGCACGAAGACGTCAACGCGAAGGTGATGCGTGCGGTCGCCTCGGGCGACATCGACGTAGGGGTGTTCGTCGCCACTGCAAATCTCGCGAACGAGGCGATCGACAGCGTCGAGTACCGCACCGACGATCTTGTGGCGGTAGTGCCGCTCGGTCATCCGTTGAGCGAGCGCGCGAGCGTCACACTGGTCGACCTGATGCAGGAGGACATTATCGGCATCGCACCCAATACCACATTAATGACCGAGTTGCACAAAGCGGCGGCGCTCGCAGGACGGGAACTCCACCCGAAATACAACGTGAATAGCGTCGAGGCGGCACGCAGTCTGGTTCAGGAGGGACTCGGCGTGACGATTCAGCCTGAGTGCATGCTGTCGCTCGAGGATTACGAGCGGCTATCGACTGTGGCATTGGCAGAGCCGTGGGCCCATCGGAGCATTCATATCGGCACGCAACGCGGGAAGGCCTTGTCGAGCGCGACCACAGCATTGATCAAACAACTCACTGAGCGGCCGCAACCGCTTGGGAGCGACGAATCACACCTCACAACTGACGCACGCACGCAGCAGGATAATTTGTCACGGTCGGTTTAG
- a CDS encoding ABC transporter substrate-binding protein — MLCATLAAAQETKPPIEIGVVLELTGRLANYGEAGKRGIDMAADAFGDTKIGGRNVKFVYRDVQSEPQLVISAINDLTNSEHVNYIIGPCASPLVSAAVPAWRQTKPVWMEFCGTSPRLQEAVGAEANFFHTFPYSYHYHKAEAGALRQYLGPGKRAVVIYSDDELGRGHIEAIEKYYQDAGIKIIGTEVARVGTTDFNPVLTKLGRANPDILVAMVQGGDLSTLTKQIYARRFAAPYRVSTGAVQFDTFVKAVGNDAQEGWIGPSTYVPGIDRPADPQYPKLFPSSREWNDRFVKRYGREPDLLDVGSYVSAAMLLIALQHAGTDNREKVAIELAKLDVMTPLGRGHFVDSDGTKHQAFTDMMVFQRQGGRPVVVFPPEVATRKLQPAQIAP; from the coding sequence ATGCTGTGCGCGACGCTGGCGGCCGCACAGGAAACGAAGCCGCCGATCGAGATCGGCGTTGTGCTGGAATTGACGGGGCGCCTTGCAAACTATGGTGAAGCGGGTAAGCGCGGCATCGACATGGCCGCGGACGCCTTCGGCGACACTAAGATCGGTGGACGTAACGTCAAGTTTGTCTATCGCGACGTTCAGTCGGAGCCGCAACTCGTCATCTCCGCGATCAACGATCTGACCAACTCGGAGCACGTCAATTACATTATCGGCCCGTGCGCGAGTCCGCTCGTGTCCGCGGCGGTACCGGCATGGCGCCAGACGAAACCAGTCTGGATGGAGTTCTGCGGTACCTCACCTCGGTTGCAGGAAGCGGTGGGAGCGGAAGCCAACTTCTTCCATACCTTTCCGTACTCGTATCACTATCACAAGGCCGAGGCCGGTGCTCTGCGGCAGTATCTTGGACCCGGGAAGAGAGCCGTTGTCATCTATTCCGACGACGAGCTCGGTCGTGGTCATATCGAGGCGATTGAAAAGTACTATCAGGATGCCGGAATCAAGATCATCGGCACGGAGGTGGCTCGTGTCGGCACGACTGATTTCAATCCCGTGCTGACCAAGCTTGGCCGCGCCAATCCGGACATTCTTGTCGCGATGGTGCAGGGCGGCGACCTCTCCACTTTGACCAAACAGATCTATGCGCGCAGGTTTGCCGCGCCATACCGTGTGTCGACAGGAGCCGTGCAGTTCGACACGTTTGTGAAGGCGGTGGGCAACGACGCACAGGAAGGATGGATCGGTCCGTCCACCTATGTGCCGGGCATCGATCGGCCGGCGGACCCTCAATATCCGAAGCTATTTCCGTCGTCGCGTGAATGGAACGACCGGTTTGTCAAACGCTACGGTAGGGAGCCCGACTTGCTCGACGTTGGTTCCTATGTCTCAGCTGCAATGTTGCTCATTGCCCTTCAGCATGCCGGAACAGATAACCGGGAGAAGGTGGCGATCGAGTTGGCGAAGCTCGACGTCATGACGCCATTGGGACGCGGTCACTTTGTAGACAGCGACGGAACGAAGCATCAGGCCTTCACGGACATGATGGTTTTCCAGCGTCAGGGTGGGCGACCGGTCGTCGTCTTTCCGCCGGAAGTCGCGACGCGCAAGCTGCAGCCCGCCCAGATTGCTCCGTAA
- a CDS encoding ABC transporter ATP-binding protein, with the protein MLKVNQLAKSFGGLAAVSDVSFEVAQGEFVGVIGPNGAGKTTLLNLITGYLRPGSGEITFEGTPVHRLRPYEICHLRIGRTFQVVRPFAEMSVLDNVTVGALFSSGLGTGIAQGRLAAEQPLKLTGLWQKRDQQAGTLTIGEKKKLELAKALATSPRLLLLDEVLAGLTRAEVDEMVGVLRDVNAVGVTIIMIEHLVHVIMSLCQRVVVLNFGKLIFEGDTHSAMEHPEVVRSYLGQPLEQCET; encoded by the coding sequence ATGCTTAAGGTCAACCAACTGGCAAAGAGCTTCGGTGGGTTAGCGGCGGTCAGTGACGTTAGTTTTGAGGTTGCACAAGGTGAGTTTGTCGGCGTCATCGGCCCTAACGGCGCTGGCAAGACGACGTTGCTCAATCTGATCACCGGGTATCTGCGGCCCGGCTCGGGCGAAATCACGTTCGAAGGGACACCAGTCCACCGTTTGCGGCCGTACGAAATCTGTCATTTGCGCATCGGTCGGACGTTTCAGGTAGTGCGCCCGTTCGCGGAGATGTCCGTGCTCGACAACGTAACGGTCGGAGCTTTGTTCTCCTCAGGCCTTGGCACCGGTATCGCCCAAGGGCGTCTCGCAGCAGAGCAACCCCTGAAGCTGACAGGCCTGTGGCAGAAGCGAGACCAACAGGCCGGCACGCTGACGATCGGCGAAAAGAAGAAGCTCGAACTCGCTAAAGCCCTTGCTACAAGTCCGCGATTGCTGTTGCTCGATGAGGTCCTCGCTGGGCTGACACGGGCGGAGGTCGACGAAATGGTGGGGGTGCTGCGTGACGTCAACGCGGTAGGCGTCACCATCATCATGATCGAGCATCTTGTCCACGTGATCATGAGTTTGTGTCAGCGGGTCGTCGTGCTGAATTTCGGCAAGTTGATATTCGAGGGCGACACGCACAGCGCCATGGAGCATCCGGAAGTCGTCCGGTCGTATCTCGGGCAGCCTCTGGAGCAATGCGAAACCTAG
- a CDS encoding ABC transporter ATP-binding protein → MLSLRDVSAGYNGSVAIEGISLDVHPGEVVCLLGANGAGKTTTMAAITGLIDCKGSVVFEGANLLRHSAAARVSQGVALSPEGRKVFPNLSVHENLLLGGFNRTARPNRNRKLEEVYSLFPKLFERRTQAAGLMSGGEQQMLAIGRALMACPKLLLLDEPSLGLAPKIVLLMFEAIRKIAQSNVSILLVEQNAHAAFSVADRGYVLSAGRIVHTNTIDQLRKLDIVREAFLGGRSAGVVSRASNGEGDA, encoded by the coding sequence CTGTTATCGCTCCGCGACGTCAGCGCGGGATACAACGGATCGGTCGCGATAGAAGGAATCTCGCTCGATGTCCACCCCGGCGAAGTCGTTTGCCTTCTGGGTGCAAACGGCGCCGGCAAGACCACCACCATGGCGGCAATCACGGGGTTGATCGATTGCAAGGGAAGTGTCGTGTTCGAAGGTGCCAACCTGCTGCGACACAGCGCTGCCGCACGGGTGAGTCAGGGCGTTGCCCTCTCGCCCGAAGGCCGTAAGGTGTTTCCGAATCTCAGTGTTCATGAAAACCTCCTGCTCGGAGGCTTCAACCGCACTGCGCGACCAAACCGCAATCGCAAGCTCGAAGAGGTCTACTCGCTGTTTCCCAAGCTCTTCGAACGTCGCACTCAGGCGGCCGGTCTCATGTCAGGCGGAGAGCAACAGATGCTCGCCATTGGCCGCGCGCTGATGGCCTGTCCGAAACTGCTGCTGCTCGATGAGCCGTCGCTTGGCCTGGCACCAAAGATCGTGTTGCTGATGTTCGAGGCAATCCGGAAGATTGCTCAATCGAACGTCAGCATCCTGCTCGTTGAACAGAACGCCCATGCTGCGTTCAGCGTTGCCGACCGAGGCTATGTTCTCTCGGCGGGGCGGATCGTTCATACGAACACAATCGATCAGTTGCGCAAGCTCGATATCGTACGCGAGGCGTTTCTTGGCGGCCGGTCAGCCGGCGTGGTTTCGCGCGCTTCAAATGGAGAGGGCGATGCTTAA
- a CDS encoding branched-chain amino acid ABC transporter permease, which produces MTRLSITTASLAALSVLWIASAYVATPSQADLLFRASTLIVMGISWNLMANAGLISLAHASFFGIGGYVAVIVARSFGFSLLAALPLSIVGGALLGVFLAIATGRLSGLFFAIATLAVSEGLRVIALMVPALTGGAQGLDMPQPLRYSVHVMSVNAALLAAVSAAISLFLSRSKFHYACRAMRSGEGAAQMLGLNPRRYRLQVLAIAGGLASCVGGLSAWYAGFLDPRIAFGLNLTIVAQIGPILGGLYTVAGPVVGALVLTGISEATRVVFNSNEAFGQLLYGAILVVGILLMPQGICGAWSGVRRRYRLSRPGLKLGARSRSSVVQGHATGEES; this is translated from the coding sequence ATGACGCGACTATCAATCACAACAGCATCCCTCGCTGCGCTTTCCGTCCTGTGGATCGCGTCTGCCTATGTTGCCACTCCAAGCCAGGCGGATCTTCTGTTCCGCGCCTCCACATTGATCGTGATGGGGATCAGCTGGAATCTGATGGCGAACGCGGGACTCATCTCGCTTGCGCATGCCAGCTTCTTCGGGATTGGGGGTTATGTGGCTGTGATCGTTGCCCGATCGTTCGGGTTTTCGCTGCTCGCCGCGTTGCCGCTATCGATTGTTGGCGGCGCGCTGCTCGGCGTGTTCCTAGCTATCGCAACGGGCCGGTTGAGTGGTCTCTTCTTCGCCATCGCGACCCTGGCCGTGTCGGAGGGCCTGCGAGTGATTGCACTCATGGTGCCGGCATTGACGGGCGGTGCACAAGGGCTCGACATGCCACAGCCGTTGCGATACAGCGTTCATGTCATGTCAGTTAACGCGGCATTGCTGGCAGCAGTATCGGCGGCAATCTCTCTGTTCCTTTCGCGCTCGAAGTTTCACTACGCATGCCGTGCCATGCGCAGCGGCGAAGGTGCAGCGCAGATGCTGGGGCTGAATCCACGCCGCTATCGCCTGCAAGTGCTTGCGATCGCAGGTGGGCTCGCGTCGTGCGTCGGTGGATTGAGCGCCTGGTACGCCGGTTTTCTCGACCCGCGAATCGCGTTTGGCCTGAACCTGACCATCGTTGCACAGATTGGCCCCATTCTTGGCGGTCTCTATACCGTTGCGGGCCCGGTGGTGGGGGCGCTGGTGCTGACTGGCATCTCTGAAGCCACGCGCGTTGTCTTTAACTCTAACGAGGCGTTCGGCCAGTTGCTCTACGGCGCCATTCTCGTCGTCGGCATTCTGCTGATGCCGCAGGGGATATGTGGTGCATGGAGCGGCGTGCGAAGGCGTTATCGGTTATCGCGGCCCGGTCTCAAGCTTGGCGCTCGCTCTCGATCCAGCGTCGTTCAGGGTCATGCCACGGGAGAAGAATCATGA
- a CDS encoding branched-chain amino acid ABC transporter permease yields MQDIPQFLVDGFLLGGLYMLASVGLALGFGVVRFVNFAQGEMFMLGAYGAFWASHFWGFDPLVSLIPLMLFGGAVGFGLFRVLSRSLVNAPHINQILVTFGFGLILQNVALIAWSGDQRSTNPPYALTSLQLWHGMLFVPVGRLVACAAALVLVALLFVWLKYSELGRASRALSENRMAATLMGIPVERMYALTFGVSVALGVATGVLISSVFPIAPFMGFDLLIKGFAVIVLGGMGSILGAVAGAFILAYGETFFAYYVPDGTGWGEGVAFALLFLVLLFRPRGLLGQAVEA; encoded by the coding sequence ATGCAAGACATTCCGCAATTCCTCGTTGATGGCTTTCTACTTGGCGGTCTTTACATGCTGGCATCGGTCGGTCTCGCGCTGGGTTTTGGCGTGGTCCGGTTCGTCAACTTCGCCCAGGGGGAGATGTTCATGCTGGGCGCCTACGGTGCTTTCTGGGCGAGTCACTTCTGGGGATTCGATCCGCTGGTATCGCTAATTCCGCTCATGCTGTTCGGCGGCGCTGTTGGTTTCGGCCTGTTTCGTGTGCTGTCCCGGTCTCTGGTGAACGCGCCGCATATCAATCAGATTCTGGTCACATTTGGATTCGGGCTGATTCTGCAAAACGTCGCCTTGATTGCATGGAGCGGAGACCAGCGCTCGACCAACCCGCCCTATGCGCTGACCTCGTTGCAACTCTGGCACGGCATGCTGTTCGTTCCCGTCGGTCGACTGGTTGCCTGCGCGGCCGCTCTGGTGCTTGTCGCGCTTTTATTTGTCTGGCTGAAATACAGCGAACTCGGCCGTGCGAGCCGCGCATTGTCCGAGAACCGCATGGCGGCAACCTTGATGGGTATCCCGGTCGAGCGCATGTACGCATTGACGTTCGGCGTGAGCGTAGCGCTTGGCGTCGCAACGGGCGTGTTGATCAGCTCGGTCTTTCCGATTGCGCCTTTCATGGGATTCGACCTGCTCATCAAAGGCTTCGCCGTGATCGTGCTCGGTGGCATGGGAAGCATCCTGGGTGCGGTTGCGGGTGCTTTCATCCTCGCGTATGGCGAAACGTTCTTCGCGTATTACGTGCCGGATGGAACGGGTTGGGGGGAGGGCGTCGCTTTCGCGCTGCTCTTCCTGGTCCTGTTGTTTCGTCCTCGCGGATTGCTTGGGCAAGCGGTGGAGGCCTGA
- a CDS encoding CaiB/BaiF CoA transferase family protein: MNQQVPNAAVLDVERSQSRPLAGVRVLAVENFLAGPFASMWLADAGAEVVKIESREGGDFSRSTSPVRSDEQGNDRGISFLRSNRNKKSVTLDLKNEEGKKIFKELVLHADVVIENLRPNVMDRLGLGYSTLQKVNPRLIYAAISGFGHGDVLPSPYADYPAFDIIGQALSGLMYRPERSDDRPTYLGFSLADIEGGILAAYGVMLALYQREQTGKGKKIDISLYDASLILNEISITMYSALKQQAKPGVHAVTAPFGTYRAKDGFIVIAVLGEHIWERFCDTIGRPELTHDARFVDGVARRANVIALNGYIDAWLSTLTRAQAIDILRAGSVPASLVQDIPDVFDCPHVAARNMLMTLDDPVWGHVKVAGNPIKMSDVPEADCHMPPELGQHTDSVLSQWLGRNDSDIARLREQNVI; the protein is encoded by the coding sequence ATGAACCAACAAGTCCCGAACGCTGCTGTGTTGGACGTGGAGCGTTCCCAGTCGAGACCGCTCGCCGGTGTGCGAGTCCTAGCTGTTGAGAATTTTCTTGCCGGGCCGTTCGCTTCGATGTGGCTTGCGGACGCCGGCGCTGAAGTCGTAAAAATAGAATCGCGCGAGGGGGGCGACTTTTCGCGCAGCACAAGTCCGGTCAGATCGGATGAACAGGGAAACGACCGAGGCATTTCGTTTCTTCGCTCGAATCGCAACAAGAAAAGCGTCACGCTGGACCTGAAGAACGAAGAAGGCAAGAAGATCTTCAAGGAGCTCGTTCTGCATGCCGATGTCGTAATCGAAAACCTGCGTCCGAACGTCATGGACCGGCTGGGTCTCGGCTATAGCACTCTACAGAAGGTAAATCCGCGCCTGATCTATGCAGCGATATCAGGCTTCGGACACGGCGACGTCCTGCCGAGTCCCTATGCCGATTATCCGGCATTCGACATCATCGGCCAGGCGTTAAGCGGCCTCATGTACCGGCCGGAACGTAGTGACGACCGGCCCACGTACCTAGGTTTCTCGCTCGCCGATATCGAAGGCGGAATTCTTGCCGCGTATGGCGTGATGCTGGCCCTGTATCAACGCGAGCAAACGGGCAAAGGCAAGAAGATCGATATCTCGCTGTACGACGCGTCGCTGATACTCAATGAGATTTCGATCACCATGTACTCCGCGCTCAAGCAGCAGGCAAAGCCGGGCGTGCACGCGGTTACCGCCCCGTTCGGCACTTACCGCGCCAAAGACGGCTTCATCGTGATCGCGGTGCTCGGGGAGCATATCTGGGAACGCTTCTGCGACACCATTGGCCGGCCGGAACTGACGCACGACGCCCGTTTTGTCGACGGCGTGGCGAGGCGGGCCAACGTGATCGCGCTGAATGGTTACATCGATGCGTGGCTGTCTACGCTAACGCGCGCCCAGGCAATCGACATCCTGCGCGCGGGGAGCGTCCCGGCGTCGTTGGTGCAGGACATTCCCGACGTATTCGATTGCCCGCACGTTGCCGCGCGCAACATGCTGATGACACTCGACGATCCCGTGTGGGGGCACGTCAAGGTGGCGGGCAATCCGATCAAGATGTCCGACGTCCCCGAAGCTGACTGTCACATGCCACCCGAACTCGGCCAGCACACCGACAGCGTGCTGAGCCAGTGGCTAGGCAGAAACGATAGCGATATCGCCCGTCTGCGGGAGCAGAACGTCATCTAG
- a CDS encoding CaiB/BaiF CoA transferase family protein produces MEKDKTGPLAGVKVVELGGIGPGPFGSMILSDMGAEVLRIDRIVASDSGVPMDDRFNLLNRGRRSVAMDLKKPESVTLVKRLLGQADAVIEGFRPGVAERLGLGPDDCLAANPALVYGRMTGWGQEGPLSQAPGHDLNYIALTGALHSIGTRNGPPVPPLNLVGDFGGGGLYLAFGIVCAILEARQSGKGQVVDAAMVDGASSLMTLIYGMRAAGAWTDERGTNRLDSGAPWYNVYETKDGRYIALASNEPRFYKVTLELLGLDGETLPGQHDRDGWPTLHNRFAEVFRQRTRDEWCALAEGAETCLSPVLSLAEAPLHPHNRARGTFVEVDGVVQPAPAPRFSRTKATIQRGPAAVGEHTDEALTDWGLSASELAALRTAEAIM; encoded by the coding sequence GTGGAAAAAGACAAAACGGGCCCGCTCGCAGGGGTCAAGGTGGTAGAACTCGGCGGTATCGGACCAGGACCCTTTGGCTCGATGATTCTGTCCGATATGGGCGCTGAAGTCTTGCGCATCGACCGGATCGTTGCGTCCGACAGCGGTGTACCGATGGACGATCGCTTCAATCTGCTGAACCGCGGCCGCCGCTCGGTCGCGATGGATCTGAAGAAGCCGGAATCGGTCACGCTCGTTAAACGACTGCTCGGCCAGGCTGATGCCGTCATCGAAGGATTTCGCCCCGGCGTTGCCGAACGGCTCGGCCTCGGTCCCGACGATTGTCTCGCCGCGAATCCCGCACTGGTGTATGGCCGGATGACTGGCTGGGGGCAGGAGGGCCCACTTTCGCAAGCACCCGGTCACGACCTCAACTACATCGCGCTAACCGGCGCGCTGCACTCGATCGGAACCAGGAATGGGCCGCCGGTTCCGCCGCTGAACCTCGTTGGCGATTTCGGCGGCGGCGGACTCTATCTCGCCTTCGGCATTGTCTGCGCGATCCTCGAAGCGAGACAGTCGGGCAAGGGTCAGGTGGTCGATGCTGCCATGGTCGACGGCGCCTCCTCGTTGATGACACTGATCTACGGCATGCGCGCGGCTGGCGCGTGGACCGATGAGCGCGGTACGAACCGTCTGGATTCCGGCGCGCCCTGGTACAACGTCTACGAGACAAAGGACGGTCGGTACATCGCACTCGCTTCCAACGAACCTCGCTTCTACAAAGTGACGCTGGAACTGCTGGGTCTGGACGGTGAAACGCTGCCCGGCCAGCACGATCGAGATGGCTGGCCGACACTGCATAACCGCTTCGCGGAGGTATTCAGGCAGCGCACGCGGGACGAATGGTGTGCGCTTGCCGAGGGTGCTGAAACCTGTCTTTCTCCGGTGTTGTCACTCGCTGAGGCGCCGCTTCATCCGCATAACCGCGCGCGCGGGACGTTCGTCGAAGTCGACGGCGTTGTCCAGCCAGCGCCGGCGCCACGCTTCAGTCGCACCAAAGCTACGATTCAGCGAGGTCCCGCCGCAGTCGGAGAGCACACCGACGAAGCGCTCACCGACTGGGGACTGTCGGCCAGTGAGCTGGCCGCGTTGCGAACCGCCGAAGCAATCATGTGA
- a CDS encoding SDR family NAD(P)-dependent oxidoreductase, whose protein sequence is MGSAGDLVPIVRIREKRIMAFGTYKLKFELAPHTISTNAATRVGRQRSHGGSRGAEDRRTVQNTFKETEVQYADFENKVALITGASGGLGLRVAEKLAANGAIVVINSRSEEKGEKAVAELKKVSDRVSFVIGDTTDYEATLKVASAAAAINGGIDVVVSSGAQGAVRPMPFADMSGSELVSAFNSRFFARIFPVHAALPYLRVRGGSVVMVGTDAGRHATPGESVVGAFGAGVILMTKTLAKEFSRWQIRVNSVSLTLTSDTPSWDRIFGEKTFQTGLFSKALERFPSGRAPTAEEVARVAVFLASDQSSQVTGQTVSVNGGLSFGGW, encoded by the coding sequence ATGGGCTCCGCGGGCGATCTCGTCCCGATCGTCCGAATTCGTGAAAAACGAATCATGGCGTTCGGCACTTACAAATTGAAGTTCGAACTCGCGCCTCATACGATCTCTACAAACGCGGCGACAAGAGTTGGAAGGCAGCGCAGCCACGGCGGATCAAGAGGTGCCGAAGATCGACGCACCGTTCAGAACACATTCAAGGAGACGGAAGTGCAATACGCGGATTTTGAAAACAAGGTCGCCCTCATTACCGGTGCATCTGGCGGGCTCGGGTTGCGCGTGGCTGAAAAGCTCGCGGCCAACGGCGCCATCGTGGTGATTAATAGCCGCTCCGAGGAAAAAGGCGAGAAGGCCGTTGCCGAACTCAAGAAAGTCTCTGACCGGGTGAGCTTTGTGATCGGCGACACCACCGACTATGAAGCCACCTTGAAAGTGGCAAGCGCCGCCGCGGCAATCAATGGCGGTATCGACGTGGTCGTGAGTTCCGGCGCGCAGGGCGCGGTGCGGCCGATGCCTTTCGCTGACATGAGCGGGTCGGAACTGGTGTCCGCGTTCAATTCGCGCTTCTTTGCCCGGATCTTCCCTGTTCACGCCGCATTGCCTTATTTGCGGGTGCGCGGTGGCTCGGTCGTCATGGTCGGCACCGATGCCGGTCGTCACGCAACGCCAGGCGAATCGGTGGTCGGTGCGTTCGGTGCGGGGGTCATTCTGATGACCAAGACCTTGGCGAAGGAATTCTCTCGCTGGCAGATCCGCGTCAACAGCGTGTCGTTGACGCTGACGTCCGACACGCCGTCGTGGGATCGGATCTTTGGAGAGAAGACTTTCCAGACGGGACTTTTCTCAAAGGCACTGGAGCGCTTCCCATCTGGACGGGCGCCGACCGCCGAAGAGGTTGCGCGCGTCGCCGTTTTCCTCGCATCGGACCAGAGCTCGCAGGTCACCGGGCAGACTGTCAGCGTCAACGGTGGCTTGTCCTTCGGCGGCTGGTGA
- a CDS encoding NAD(P)H-dependent flavin oxidoreductase translates to MNTLKTPICDLLNIEYPILQAGMGGVAFGPLAAAVSKAGGLGTIAAISPTPERVEQEIILARSLTDKPICVDIGFPLRAPKEKSDIELPELPGPLKQLHQEIEALGVEIKSADDQAMSIEDARTKLEICFRHGVEVIACALGTPKWVVEACHARGVKVISIVGRASHAQTAIRNGTDIVVVQGTEGGGHTGDIGLITLLAEVLEFSTVPVVAAGGIVNGSQIAGVLTQGAQGVWVGTRFIGSQESSVGPNYKQSLVEAENDSTIRSLLFDGLYVRQLQNRFTEVWEGHEAELQPYPIQRIVIAPSRFAAAAADLKDHQALPAGQGSGLIRDLPPAGELLHRLVDETVEALRKAQQRIQLKVA, encoded by the coding sequence ATGAATACATTGAAGACACCGATCTGCGACTTGCTCAACATCGAATACCCCATTCTTCAGGCCGGCATGGGTGGCGTCGCATTCGGCCCCCTGGCCGCGGCGGTTTCCAAGGCCGGTGGACTCGGAACCATCGCCGCGATTTCCCCGACTCCGGAACGGGTCGAGCAGGAGATCATCCTGGCCCGCAGCCTGACCGACAAACCGATCTGTGTAGATATCGGTTTCCCGTTGCGCGCACCAAAAGAGAAATCCGACATCGAGCTTCCGGAATTGCCCGGCCCGCTCAAGCAACTCCATCAGGAAATCGAGGCACTCGGCGTCGAGATCAAGTCGGCCGACGACCAGGCCATGAGCATCGAAGATGCCAGGACGAAGCTGGAGATCTGTTTCAGGCACGGCGTGGAGGTGATTGCCTGCGCCCTCGGCACGCCAAAGTGGGTGGTTGAGGCATGCCACGCGCGTGGCGTGAAGGTCATCAGCATCGTCGGCCGTGCGTCACATGCCCAGACTGCGATCCGCAATGGCACCGACATCGTGGTCGTCCAAGGAACGGAAGGCGGCGGTCACACCGGCGATATCGGTCTCATCACCCTGCTTGCGGAAGTGCTGGAGTTCTCGACAGTGCCGGTGGTCGCCGCCGGCGGTATCGTCAACGGATCGCAGATCGCGGGTGTCCTGACCCAGGGCGCGCAAGGTGTCTGGGTCGGCACGCGCTTCATCGGCAGTCAGGAGTCGAGCGTCGGGCCCAATTACAAACAGTCGCTGGTCGAGGCTGAAAACGACAGCACGATACGTTCGCTGCTGTTCGATGGCCTCTATGTGCGTCAACTGCAAAATCGCTTCACTGAAGTTTGGGAAGGTCATGAGGCTGAGCTCCAGCCGTATCCCATTCAGCGCATCGTAATCGCACCGTCGCGCTTCGCGGCCGCCGCAGCCGACCTGAAAGATCACCAGGCCTTACCCGCTGGACAGGGCTCCGGCCTGATCCGCGACTTGCCGCCCGCTGGCGAGTTGTTGCACCGGCTGGTCGACGAAACCGTCGAGGCACTCCGCAAAGCCCAGCAACGCATCCAGCTCAAGGTCGCCTGA